From the genome of Nocardia mangyaensis:
ACGACGAGCACCACGACATTCAAGCCTTCCTCGACTACGCCGCCCAGCTCACAGTCGCACCCAACGACGGCCTGCCAGCGCAGGCTGCGGCGCCCCCGGAGCTCATCACCGCGCCGGCGCCCCGCCACGTCGGCGGAAGTGATGTCGCTCAACTGGTCGTCATGACAGCGGCGATGCGTCGTCTCGACTATCAGTTCGGTGGCGGTGCGTATCGCGACGCTGTCGCTGCCCAAGCACAGTGGGCTGAACAGTTGGTGCACGCACAAAGCGACGACAACACCGAACGGGCGCTACTCACCGCAGTCGCCGACCTACACAACCTTGCAGGGTGGGTTTCTTTCGACGTCGGCATGCACCGTGCCGCGCGCAGCCACTTCCGGCGAGCGTTGGCCGTAGCTCACGGGGCGGACGACCCCACGCTCTCGGCGAACATCCTCTACCGCGCCGGACGATTGCACCTGCACCGCGGAACTCAACGCGTTGACCGGGGCCCCACTGAACGAAATGGACCGGACTACTTTCGTGTGGCCCTGAGGCTGTTCCAGCTCGGACAAGTACAGGCCCAAGACGCTGGTTGCGCACTCACCAGCGCGGTGCTCTGTGCCAATGCTGGATGGGCCTATGCGCTATTGGGGGAACGCCAACCCATGTTGCGGGCACTCGGACGGGCCGAAGACGAATTTGCCCGCGCAGACCCCGGGCGGGCGCCAGGTTGGGTCCGATTCTTCGGCGAGGCAGACCTCAGCGCATCTCAAGGCGTAGCGCTCACCGCACAGCCGACACCCACACCTGACGACCTCCGAATCGGAATCGCGCGCCTCGGTGACGCGATCGGCCGACGCGGAGCAGACTCCCAACGCTCTCGCTGCTTTGAACTAACAGCGCTCGCCGTTGCGCACCTGCAGGATGGCCCCAACGAGATCGCTATCCACACCGCCCGGATTGCGGTCGAGACTGCGCAAATGGTCAGGTCCTCACGCATCATCGACCGGCTCACACCCATTCTGCGTTACGCCCACAAACACCCGAAGAATTCAGACCTTCAGCAGGTCGCCAACGACATCCGCTTCATGAGGCAAACGACATGACAAAGTCAGCGAACCCCACCCCGCCAGCCACCGCCGAGCAGAGCTGGGCGCACACGATCCTCCGCACCGCGTGCGACAGTGTCGGACTGGACAGCCACGGCGCTCACCTGATCAAATTCACCAACAACGCGGTCTTCCAACTGGCCAAGGACCCATTCGTCGTCCGCATCGCCGGTTCACAAGCAGTGAACGCCAGGGCCACCAAAGTTGTGCAAGTCGCGCGATGGTTCGCCAAACAGGAGGTGCCGGCCGTCCGCCTAGTCGACTCGCTCCCCCAACCGCACACTATCGACAAGCATGCAGTGACCTTCTGGCACACCGTCGCAAGCATTCGCGGCGCTCCAGCGCCCAACGGTCAAGACCTCGGCAAAATCCTGTCCTGTATCCACCAGCTCCCACGAACGGAGCTGCCGATGTGGGACCCGTTCACCGAGATTCAGCGCAGACTCGACCAGCAGTCGATCCTGGCAGTCGACGAGCTCGCCTTCCTCCGTGACGAATGCGCCGAGTTGTTCTCGGCTGTAGGTGAACTCGACTATGCCCTGCCGGGCGGACTCATCCACGGAGACGCGTTCGTCGGCAACCTCGTGCAGGGCCGAGGAGATCCAGTGATCTGCGATTTCGATTCGACATGTATCGGGCCACGCGAATGGGACCTCACGCCGGTCGCTGTAGGTGCCCTCCGCTTCACCTATCCCGAGAACTACCACAACCAGCTAGTTCATACCTACGGATGGGACGTGACACGATGGTCCGGATTCGCGACACTGCGTCGGCTACGTGAACTACAGCTCGTGACGAGCGTCCTTCCCGTTCTCGATATGAACCCGTCTTTGAAGGAGCAGTGGCAGTGGCGATTCTCCTCTTATCGGCACCGCGACATGTCGGCACGCTGGCAGCCGTACCAGTGAACGACACCGAATCGGTTATCGCGGTCTCGTCCCGGTTACCGGAGACGAGATCCAGCACCCCACCGACTGCCTTCATCCGTCGCTCCGACTGCAGACGAATTCGGCGCCAACATAGCCCCTTCGATGTCATGCACAGGATCGAGCGCTGTGGCCAGGCCCACCTCGGCCCCCTTTCGTTGGGAGAACCAGAACCATCTGAATCTGAGCGAATATGGGGCAAAGCTCTCGCAGCAAATGCCGCGAGTCCCTCTGAGCCACAACGAATTACCGCTCTGTTCCTGGTCTCCAAGTCACCAACGACATCTCTCGGACAGAGGGGCAGGTCCCACCTGGCCAGGATTTGCAGTGAGAGTCGAGGCCCTAAGAAGGGTTTAGTCGGCGTGGCCTGGGTGAGCTACATTTCTCGCCGTGATCATCGTTCGACCCGGAACACGAGGTACTGACCCTCACCAGCTCTGCCTACACCCAGAAGCGGTGTGGCCGAGTAGGTATCGATCCAGAGAGGCTCGCAAGGACATCGCGGCCTGGATCGCTGCCGCCAACAGCGACGACGTGCTCTCAGCGTTCCTCTGGGCCGTCGAAGGCCATTTCGTGAAGGAAGCGCTCGATGGCGTCAATGGTGAGGTCAAGTGGATCGAGGACGTGCGAGACGAGCTGGCCGATCTTCAACGTTCCTCCAAGCCTTTCGACTTGGAGTGGCAGTACACCCGCCGAGAGATCGACACCGCAATGCGCAGCTTGATGGTCACCGTTGCGCAGGCTCTCAAACGATGCCGCGAGATCGCCACCAAAGTATCGGAGAACTTCCGCGAGCTGGCCGACCGTTTCGGCATGCCTCCGGGGGATTGCTTCCAGGCCGCTCTTGACGGAGAGTCTCCGACACAGTCGGCGTACAACCAAATGGATGAATGTCTCAAACTGACTGACGAACTCAAAAGAACCATCAAAGAATTCAAAGCCACGCAGGCTACCGTGCGCGACATCGACAGCAGGCGAGCGGCCTTCGCTTCGTCAAATAATAGCATCGATGACCGGGAGCTGCAGCGCTGTGACGGGTCAGGCTTCGAAGAAATCACGGCCTGGGTACTACAACGGGATGGACTCACCATCCTCCGGCGCGGCGGCGGCGCTCGCGACCATGGTGCCGACATTATCGCCTTGACACCTGCTGGCCGCCGGGTCGTCGTGCAATGCAAGTTTCGGCAAGGCAAGCCGATCGGCCCCGACGTCGTCTATCAGGTCAACGGTACAGCCCGTCCATTCCACAAGGCCGACATTCCTATCATTGTCACGACAACCTCATTCTCGGCGCAGGCGACCGAATTTGCATTGTCGCAAGACATTTACCTCGTCGACGAATGGCGCCTCCGCAAGTGGGCGACATGGGGTGAGAGCATATTCGACGTTCTGGGAATCGCAGAACCAGTCGAAGGTAACGACCCAGCCGTAGAACCAGGTGCAGCCTGACATGCTGAAGGTGCGTCCGGTCCCGCATCAGGCCGCGCTATTCGACCTACGGTCGGGTCTGTCTCTGTCGTCACCGAGACCTCACGAGATCTGCTCCGCCACATCGTGGCTGTGCTGCTCGGACTCGACCTCACGGTCGGAGCGGGTGGTCGACTGACGGCAGATCTAGGTTATGGCTTCCGAAGGAAGCTCGTAGAGGCTGACACTGAGCACGTTCGCCTTGAGGGCCTCGTGCACAACGACTCATGGTTGAGACGCTGCCTGTCCGTATCTCGCAGCCAGTCTGCGCGTCCCGTGAAAGTTTGGCTTCGGAGGGCGCGTGAGCGCATCGGCGATGCCATCCCAAGCTGAAGTGAGCGATGCCGCCGGGCGAAGGGGGGAGTTGGCTCGGCGGCATCGACGGCGGCCACCGACCCACAAGGGGTCCAACATACCGCCGAACTGGGCGACAAACCTTGGGGGGGATTAAGGCTGCCAGCCCGCGCTTCATCCTAATCGGGAAGCCCTCGCATGCAACACGGCGAATGGCGCCGAAATCGCATTGAACGACAGCGCACCTGGCAGGCGCGCGGAATGCCGGGCACTGTTGGCGGCGCGTTCGTCGCAGACGCTGTCGCGGCGACGGCCGTCAGCGTACCAAAGCGATCTAGCTGGTTGTTGCGAACCTCGCAGCGCCGCAAGCAAATTCGAATACCGATGCCGAGATGCAACGCTGAAGCCACTCCACGAATGCGGCTGCCCCAAGTCTCTGCGATCGTCGAACTCCAAGGCGTCAGCTCGGGCGATCGGCGCTCGGCGAGTCGAGTTCGGGTGTGGTTGGATGGTGGGCGTGTTCAACGGATCGGCGGTCAATTCGGCGGTCGATCGCATTTTCACCATGGCGACGGCGGGGCAGTCTCAGTCACTGGATGGGTTGGTGGAGGCGGTTTCTCGGCTCCGGGGGCGACCGTTGCGGGTGGTTGAGGATTCGGTGCTACCGACGGGGGTGTTCGGGCAGTGGGTTCACTATCGGGATCACGATGAGGTGAGTGTCGCGTCCTGGGTACAGACTCGAGACCGGACCATTGCCCACGAGCTGGGTCACATCGTGCTGGGGCATCAGGGACTACCGGTGCTGGAGCTGGCGCAGTCGGTGCTGCCGACAGGGATGCACGAGATGGCTGCGCTGATGTTGCGCCGGGAGTGCGGGAATGCAGCTGCGGCCGAGGAGGAATTGGCTGCCGAGCAGTTCGCGAGCTTGCTGCTGAATCGCTTGCAGCGGATCGGTCGCAAAGAGCCGCGGTTGCGGTCTCGCTGGGGTGAGGCGCTGGGATGAACGCAATGGTTCTGGCGCCCCTGATGTGGATCGCGGTGGCGAGCAGGGCGTGGCGGTGGTGGTGGTCGCGCAGTTGGGTGCTGGGGAGCATGGTCGTGGCATTGGGTGTTGTCGCCGTGCATTTGAGTTTGAACATCCCGGCGGTGGAGACACTGGTGCAAACCGTCGTGCCGATCCCCAATTTTTCGACCGGATTGCGCATGGTGCTGTTCAACTTGATGGCGGCCTCCTCGGGGGTCCTGGCGTTGGCCGTGACGAGCGACCCGGAGAAGGTCGCGCGTGGGGCGCGGGTACTCGGCCTGATCGCGGTGGTCGGTTCCGTGGTGGCGATGGCGATTTTCGTCTGCGCGCCAACGGTTCCGCAAGCGGCAGATGGATTCGAGTTCGACATCTCCTTCAGTCATCTGCCTGGATATGCTGAGGCCGGCATCGCCGGTGCGCTGTTCCCGGCGCTGCTGTGCCCTGCGCTGATGGTGATGACCTCTCGTGCCGCGGATGTGCGTAGCCTGACCGGCTGGAGTTTGACTCTCCTGTCGGTGGGGTTGGCCTCGGCGACGGCGTGGGCGTGGATTCGGTTGAGCTACTTCGTGGCGGTGCGTTATCTCAGTGCGCCTCAGCTGCCCGTGGTTTTCGAGGTGACCCGGGCGGTTTCCGCTGTGGGTGTGCTGGTGATCTTCGTGGGCATGATGTTGTCGCCGGTCGTGTCGCGGGTGCGTGCGCAGCGGATTCTGTGGGCGATCGGCCCACTGCATCGGGAGCTGGTGTCGCGCTGGCCGGGAGTTCGCCGACCGTCCCGACGGGGCAGCAGCACCGAAGAGCGGGCCAGTGACCGGGTCACCGAGTTGCTGGACGCATTGAGCATGGAAGCCCAGCGCGCCGCACAACCCAACGTTTACGTCGCACACTCCTCGGAAGTGGCTGCGGCAGCATCAGATTGGCTGTTGCATGCGCGACCGTCGCCAGCGTTCAACAGCGCCGGTATTCGATCGGCGGCGCTCGAGGCGGAACTCGACCGCAGGTGGGCGTTGACCTTGGCACGGAAATATCGGGATGGACAACGGGAGGTTTCGGCGTGACGGAAACGATGGCACCGCAAGCGCGCGCGGCTCGGGTGATCACTGA
Proteins encoded in this window:
- a CDS encoding phosphotransferase family protein, with translation MTKSANPTPPATAEQSWAHTILRTACDSVGLDSHGAHLIKFTNNAVFQLAKDPFVVRIAGSQAVNARATKVVQVARWFAKQEVPAVRLVDSLPQPHTIDKHAVTFWHTVASIRGAPAPNGQDLGKILSCIHQLPRTELPMWDPFTEIQRRLDQQSILAVDELAFLRDECAELFSAVGELDYALPGGLIHGDAFVGNLVQGRGDPVICDFDSTCIGPREWDLTPVAVGALRFTYPENYHNQLVHTYGWDVTRWSGFATLRRLRELQLVTSVLPVLDMNPSLKEQWQWRFSSYRHRDMSARWQPYQ
- a CDS encoding helix-turn-helix domain-containing protein, which codes for MCDQESMMNVDDNPKMPIAAEVWERPDMRTALANHDFATVYFLLHRQLKVSQRDISRRTGQSGSEIYEIMKEGRQVNSYKLLIRIADGLGIPRGYVGLASDPLPKPSTPGSSDDEHHDIQAFLDYAAQLTVAPNDGLPAQAAAPPELITAPAPRHVGGSDVAQLVVMTAAMRRLDYQFGGGAYRDAVAAQAQWAEQLVHAQSDDNTERALLTAVADLHNLAGWVSFDVGMHRAARSHFRRALAVAHGADDPTLSANILYRAGRLHLHRGTQRVDRGPTERNGPDYFRVALRLFQLGQVQAQDAGCALTSAVLCANAGWAYALLGERQPMLRALGRAEDEFARADPGRAPGWVRFFGEADLSASQGVALTAQPTPTPDDLRIGIARLGDAIGRRGADSQRSRCFELTALAVAHLQDGPNEIAIHTARIAVETAQMVRSSRIIDRLTPILRYAHKHPKNSDLQQVANDIRFMRQTT
- a CDS encoding ImmA/IrrE family metallo-endopeptidase, with product MVGVFNGSAVNSAVDRIFTMATAGQSQSLDGLVEAVSRLRGRPLRVVEDSVLPTGVFGQWVHYRDHDEVSVASWVQTRDRTIAHELGHIVLGHQGLPVLELAQSVLPTGMHEMAALMLRRECGNAAAAEEELAAEQFASLLLNRLQRIGRKEPRLRSRWGEALG
- a CDS encoding restriction endonuclease, with protein sequence MIIVRPGTRGTDPHQLCLHPEAVWPSRYRSREARKDIAAWIAAANSDDVLSAFLWAVEGHFVKEALDGVNGEVKWIEDVRDELADLQRSSKPFDLEWQYTRREIDTAMRSLMVTVAQALKRCREIATKVSENFRELADRFGMPPGDCFQAALDGESPTQSAYNQMDECLKLTDELKRTIKEFKATQATVRDIDSRRAAFASSNNSIDDRELQRCDGSGFEEITAWVLQRDGLTILRRGGGARDHGADIIALTPAGRRVVVQCKFRQGKPIGPDVVYQVNGTARPFHKADIPIIVTTTSFSAQATEFALSQDIYLVDEWRLRKWATWGESIFDVLGIAEPVEGNDPAVEPGAA